DNA from Roseimicrobium sp. ORNL1:
AAAGCCAGCCTGGCCGCCGAAGGTGGCGAGAGCAGCGAACCCTCCGCTCCGGCTGCGCCCCCTGCCAAAACGCAGAACGGCCACGGAGGGCTGAAGAAGTCCAAGGCGGCCGCCGCCAGCAAGCCAGCCTCCGCACGCAAACCGGTGGCCAAGCGCCGCCCCGCCAAGCCACGCCGCGTCCTCGCCAAACGCAAGGCGGGCAGGAGATAGACAGATTTCGGCACATTGAGAGGACCGCAGCGAGGGCTGTACCAAGGCGAATTTCGCCTTCCGTTTTGCACGCCCCCGGTTTCACACTTGCATCACTGCACGCGGCAGCTCGTGAGGCGATCCGTGGCCATCAAAACTTCACACTCACAGAAATCATTCCAAAATCGACGTCCTCCCCGCCATTTTGTTGAATGAAACGGCCTGCAAAAAAGTGGGTGTAGGCGGCCGCAACCTGGACATGCCGGGTGGCGTGCCAGGTCACGGCGACCGAGAGATCTGTGCCTACAAACCGGGCGAAGTCTGGGTTCCCCTCATAAATGACTGCTCCACCTGGGGTGTAAATCCCGTCCTCCCCACTTTCCCTCCAGTAAAAGTCGCTTCCAAGATCGATTGTCCACCCCCGGGAAGGCTGCAGCCGGAGACAAGGATGAACGTCCATAAAGTTCTGGGGCCCCAGCAGGGATGCCTCGGTAAAGTAGTTGCCACGGGGGAACAGGGGATTGAGCGTCTGTAGATCGCGATCGGATCGATCACGGTCCCCCGACGCGATCGCGGCCTTCAATCCCAGGCGGGGCCGACCCCAGAGGTGAGGTACCGTGTATCCATGGTCCGTGGCGAGTGACCACGCCGCGATGTCACCTTCTGCAAATCTGCCAAACTGGTAAAGGGCCTCATGATTAAAGTCCCACCGCCCTCGTGTTCCAAAGAACCGCGCCCCCAGTGTATGTCGCTCCTCCCGGCCGCTGCCTTGGCTGAACCTAGAACGTGGGCTGTCCAGTCCCAGATAGTACAGGTCGAGCTTGATACCAGGCAGCGCAGTAACGGGCAGCGTGGCGTAAGCGCCCCAGAACCAGAGATCGCGAATGTGCTGATCATCGAAGACACCAGTATCCACTTCAACAGGACTGGAGAAGAACAGATCCAGTGAGCTTTCGTTCTTCCGATAAAGGAGACGCACCGCATCAAACGCCCGGCGGCTGTTGGTCCCCTCGCGAACACTGATCAGGCGCTCGGAGCCGTAGGACATCTCTTGCCTGCCCACGCGCAGCGTCAGGCTTTGGTCGTTCCTGGTAAGCATCACCAGATCCCCGAAAAGCTGATGAAGATCCACCGCGTTACGGTCCGTCGGCCTCGGCCCACCTGGGCGGCCGTCCTCCAGCGAGCTCTGCAACTGTCCGAAAATTCGGAACCTTTCAGAAGCATGGAAGTCCGCATGCAGCAGGTAGCGCTGCATCAGGTAGGCATTGTCCGCATCGGGGTTGGCGCTGAAGAACTCGTTCTCATAACTTTCAAAGCGCTCCCGCAATTCTCCACCCACCGAAAGGTAGCCAGCTCTGCCATCTAGCACTGGAAGGTATTTCAGCGCGTCCCAAAAACCAGAGCGTTCGGACGGATTCTGGAGGAAGCGGTAATCTTCATCATAGCGCAAGGATTTGAATGGTGGGCGTTCGGCCTCCGCGTTTGCGTCCGCGATCAGAACACCCGCCATCAACATCTGCACAAAAGGGAGAGCGAAGCGGTTCATCGGGATACCCTCTCCAGCATGGAAGCGGAGCCACTCAACCATGGAAGTGGCTCCGCTGTCCAGAGATTGCGCTCAGGCCAGGTTTCTTCAGCGCTTGACCGCCTTCTGAGCTGCATTGTAGCTGCTGATAAGGCAGCGATAACTTGGCAGATGGTTCGAGAAGAGTGTGGCAAGCCCCTCGATGTCATTACGCCAATCGCGATGAAGTTCACAGGCGACGCCGAACCACGTCATCATCTGCGCTCCAGCCGCCTGCATGCGGAACCACGCTGCATCGCGGGTGGTCTTGTTGAAGGTGCCCGAAGCGTCTGCGACCACAAACACTTCATATCCTTCCTCCAACGCGGACAACGCCGGGAAAGCAACACACACCTCGGTGACGATGCCGGCGATGAGCAGTTGTTTCTTGCCCGTGGCCTTCACGGCCTTCACAAAATCCTCATTGTCCCAGGCATTGATGTTGCCTGGTCGGGCGATGTAGGGCGCCTTGGGGAATTTCTCCTTGAGTTCAGGTACCAACGGCCCGTTGGGTCCGTCCTCAAAGCTTGTGGTCAGGATGGTTGGAAGCTTGAAGTACTCCGCGATATCCGCCATCGCGAGCACTCCGTTCTTGAAGTCGTCCGGAGAGAAGTCCTGGACCAGATTGGTGAGGCCTGCCTGGTGGTCTACCAGAAGGACAGCTACATTGTTTTTGTCGAGTCGGTTATATTTGAATTCGCTCATGGCATCTCCTTTGTGAGTTCACGGTGGCCCAGCATCGTCGGGCAAAAAATTGCAGCCGGAAAATACTTCGTTGTTTGCCTCACCATGCCCGGCAGGTATGCTTCTCTCTGATGGAACTGCGCCACCTCAGATATTTTGCGGCTGTCGCCCAAGAGGAAAACATCACGCGCGCAGCGGCGAAGTTGCATGTGGCGCAACCAGCCCTCAGCCGGCAAATTCGCGATCTAGAACTGGAGCTGGGGGTGGCCCTTTTCGAGCACAACGCCCGCTCCGTCCGGCTGACCGAGGCCGGACGTGTATTCCTGAAAAGCGCCACCGCGACCCTCAAACACGCGGAACTGACAGCGCAGTCTGTCCGGAAGTATGCCAGCGGACACTTGGGAGAAATTCACATCGGCTACGCAGCGTCCCTGACAGTCGAACTTCTGCCGCGTGCCATCAACCGCTTCCAGCAGAAGCATCCGCGCGTCCACGTGCAGATCCACGACCTTTCCACGGAAGGCATGCTGGCCGGGTTGCGGGATGGTACCCTTCATATCGCACTCCTGGTGCGCCCCTCCACTCCAGCTTTGGGTGGATTGATCTATGAGGAAGCCGTCCATTTCCGACCCGGTGTGGCCCTGCCAGTCACTCACCCTCTGGGAAATTTGGACGCCATTCTCCCTGCCCATTTGTCCGGCGAACATATTCTGGCCTATACCCACGCAGACTATCCCGAGTATCACGTGTGGCTGAGGGGGATCCTCAAAAGAGTGCGTCCATCCCCACGAATCGTTGCGGAATATGACAGCTCCACAAGCTTGATCGCCGCAGTCGAATCCGGCTGTGGCATTGCCTTGGTTCAAGTGGGATTTGAAAAACTCGCGGGAGCGCGGTTACTCACCCGACCGCTCGACGCCCGGGATTCGGGTTTTTCTTTTGGGGTCGCAAGACGCAAGGATGATGTTTCGGAAACCACTCTGCATTTTGTAGAATCCATCCAAGCGCAGTGCTGATCTGACACTGTGAGCCCCTTATCACGCAGGTGGCAAGGTGCGACCTGTGGTTGCCCATTTCTGAATCCTGCGCCACGCTCGCGCCCCATGGCTTCCCCGCGCAGTTTCCGTCTTGAAATGCTCCAGGTGGCGCGACTCGCGCCCAAGTTGCTGGGCGAATCAGCGTCGCTGGTGGAGAAGTTCCTCCTCTCCCAAGTGACGCCGCAGGGCGGCTTCGCCGATCGCCAGGGAAAGCCGGACCTGTATTACACCGTCTTCGGCCTGGAGTCCCTGCTCGCGCTTCGTGTGGAGGCCCCGCAGGAGAAAGTCTCTGCCTACCTGCGCACCTTTGGTCATGGCGAGGGGCTTGATTTTGTTCACGCGTGCTCCCTGGCGCGCTGCCATGCGAACCTGGGCGGCCAGTTCATTTCCCAATCAGACAAGCACGGCCTTGCCGACCTCATTGAAACCTACCGCACCCCGGATGGTGGCTACCATGGCACGCGCGGCAGACCGGCAGGCTCTGCGTATGGCGGTCTCCTCGCCTGGGGCGCCTACAACGACCTGAACCTGCCGATGCCGCAGGAAGAACGTCTCGGAGAGGCCCTGGCAGCGCTGGCCCTGGCGGATGGCTCCTTCGCCAACGAACCCGGCATGCGCGAAGGCACCACCACCACCACGGCAGCGGCGGTCACGCTGGCGCGTCATCTTTCGTTTCCACTACCGACCGGCACCGGAGCATGGCTGCTCAAGCAGGTGCACCCCAGCGGTGGCTTCCTGGCCACACCGCGCGCGCCACTGCCGGATCTGCTCAGCACCGCCACGGCACTGCATGCGCTGGAGGGACTGCAGATCCCCTTCGGCCACATCCGCGAGATCTGCCTCGACTTTATCGACAGCCTCTGGACAGCCGAGGGAGGATTTTATGGTCACTGGGCCGATGACCATCTCGACGCCGAATACACCAGCTATGGATTGCTGGCGTTGGGGCATCTAAGCTCCTAGTTTAAAGACGCATATATACATGCTGAAATATGCACGGTAGTACTCACCTCCACGCCGAGACATTTCTCTTGCCAGAGAAGTGCCGGATACTTAAGTTTGATAAAGGATCTGGATACATTTTGACGCTATTACCGTGAACAATATGGTTTTAGTGATTCCTTAGGTCCTGTACTTGCTATTCTCTGGTTGCTCATGGCCTTCTCCATTCGCAGTTTCTTCGGCAAAGATAGACGGCCCAACCCTGCCGCCCCGGGATCTCCGACGAATCAAAGCAGCGCTCGCCCTCCTTCGGGTGCGAACCCATTTCAGGCTGCACCCAAACACGCTCTCGCTGCCAGTCCCTCCAAACCAGCAGCGAATCCGGCATCTGCGCCAGCGCTCATGAACTCTCCTTTCACACCTTTCACCCCCGCTGACTCGGGACGGACGGAACTGACTGTGGGAGACATCCTCCCTGGCTTGCCCCCGGAGGTCGCAAACAACCGGCAGATTCCCCTGAGCGAGCCCCTGCATCTGGCAGAGGAGGTGGTGGAGCGCGCCCTTTCCACTGGGCAGCTCGCGATCCCACTTTTTGAGATCTACCGCGTATGCCCGGCGCTCTTTTCCGCGCCCATTTCTCCGGAAGACAAGCGCACCGCACCCATCCCACCGCACAAGATTGCCGCATTGATTCCCAAAGGACCCGCTGCGGCAGTTCCCGGCACCGGCGTAGGTCTGGGCGGCAGTTCGCCTTTTGCCATCGCGACCCCCGGTTCTGCGCCGGGATTCCCGGGTGGGCAGGCGCCGAAGAGCAGCTTGTTCTCGCCCTTCGTCCAATCGGACAACGACAGCGATACCACGGAAGTTCCTACCCTCTTTCGGCCATCGCCGTTCAACTTCGGTGCGCCGACTTCGGAATCCAGGCAGGCGCCGGCCACGCCGCCGCAAGCCCCCCCGGCACCGGCGGCTTCACCATTTGGCATGGCGGGCAGTCCTCCTGAGTCCCTTCTGAACGGCCCTGCACCCGGGGTGCCCAATCCCTTTGCTCCCTCCTCTGCCTCGTCGTTTTCGGCCATGGCTTTCGGCACGCCGCTTCCTGGCTCGAGCGGAGATGCTCCCCAGGCCCCAGCGCCCGCCCAGCAGCAGGCGCCGACTCCCGCGACGCCGCTGTCTCCTTTCAGTCGGGCAAAGACTGTCACTGGCGCCATCGACATCTCTCGGTTTGCCCCCAAAGCCGGAGGGGTGTCAGCCGATGCGCCAGCTCCCGCACCCCCGCCGCCGCTATGGTCCGGCGACTCCCCCTTTGCCTCTACGCCTGAGTCCGGATCGGCGGCACTTCCCCCGACGGCTTCTTCGAACATCAGCCCCTTCAGCGTGCCGGTGGAGACCTCTCCCTCCGCACCACAGCCACAGGAATCCCCAGCAGCCCCCGGCTCCGCCGGTGGACCGAACTGGATGCCCTCGCCGACGAAGCCCGGTATCGGAGCCAGCCCGTTCGCCGGATTCGCCGTTCCGCCGCCGGCGCCACCGATTCCGCTTCAGGCCCTGCCGAAGGAGGCTGTCGAGGCCGCAGAATCCTTTTTTGCTGATCCGGCTCCGGTGTTGCACCCAGCAGAAGCCGAGATCCCAGCGCCGACGATTCCCGCAGCGGGCATGCCTGCGTTCCCCGGCTTCTCCCCCACTCCCGCGAACTCGCAACCACCGCCCCTGCAGCCCAGTCCCTTCACTCCGGCACCAGAGATGGCCCGCCCGGCACAAGCCCAGGCTCCTGCGAACATGAATCCTTTTGAGCGGATTCAGGCGCTGAGCCGTCCGGAGGTTTCGCAGGCGCCGACTCCCACTCCCGCCCCGGCTTCCGAAACCCAGGCTCCTGCCGCTGCTGCACCTGCTCCTGCTCCGGTCTCGGTGTTTGCCTCCATGTTCGCGCCCGCTCCGGAATTGCGCGTCGTACCATCCCACCCTGGCCATGCATCCACTTCCTTGGAAAAGGTCACGCTGAGCCTCGCCTCCGTGTTGAGGGACTGCAAAACCAACGATATCGGCATCAGTCCGGATCACATCCCTTCCTGGGTGCGGGTGAATTTGCCGCTGGATCTTATTCGCCCACAACTGCTGAGCGGAAAGGTGACCCTGCGGGTGACCCAAGTGGTGGCCGCACTGGATCCTGAGCTCCGCACGCTCATCACGCCTTCCCGACCGGATCTCGCGGTGGATCTCCCGTTAAACGATCTCCGCAAGGCCCTGCCCAACGAGCCGTT
Protein-coding regions in this window:
- the ycaC gene encoding isochorismate family cysteine hydrolase YcaC, with translation MSEFKYNRLDKNNVAVLLVDHQAGLTNLVQDFSPDDFKNGVLAMADIAEYFKLPTILTTSFEDGPNGPLVPELKEKFPKAPYIARPGNINAWDNEDFVKAVKATGKKQLLIAGIVTEVCVAFPALSALEEGYEVFVVADASGTFNKTTRDAAWFRMQAAGAQMMTWFGVACELHRDWRNDIEGLATLFSNHLPSYRCLISSYNAAQKAVKR
- a CDS encoding LysR substrate-binding domain-containing protein, whose translation is MELRHLRYFAAVAQEENITRAAAKLHVAQPALSRQIRDLELELGVALFEHNARSVRLTEAGRVFLKSATATLKHAELTAQSVRKYASGHLGEIHIGYAASLTVELLPRAINRFQQKHPRVHVQIHDLSTEGMLAGLRDGTLHIALLVRPSTPALGGLIYEEAVHFRPGVALPVTHPLGNLDAILPAHLSGEHILAYTHADYPEYHVWLRGILKRVRPSPRIVAEYDSSTSLIAAVESGCGIALVQVGFEKLAGARLLTRPLDARDSGFSFGVARRKDDVSETTLHFVESIQAQC
- a CDS encoding alginate export family protein gives rise to the protein MNRFALPFVQMLMAGVLIADANAEAERPPFKSLRYDEDYRFLQNPSERSGFWDALKYLPVLDGRAGYLSVGGELRERFESYENEFFSANPDADNAYLMQRYLLHADFHASERFRIFGQLQSSLEDGRPGGPRPTDRNAVDLHQLFGDLVMLTRNDQSLTLRVGRQEMSYGSERLISVREGTNSRRAFDAVRLLYRKNESSLDLFFSSPVEVDTGVFDDQHIRDLWFWGAYATLPVTALPGIKLDLYYLGLDSPRSRFSQGSGREERHTLGARFFGTRGRWDFNHEALYQFGRFAEGDIAAWSLATDHGYTVPHLWGRPRLGLKAAIASGDRDRSDRDLQTLNPLFPRGNYFTEASLLGPQNFMDVHPCLRLQPSRGWTIDLGSDFYWRESGEDGIYTPGGAVIYEGNPDFARFVGTDLSVAVTWHATRHVQVAAAYTHFFAGRFIQQNGGEDVDFGMISVSVKF
- a CDS encoding prenyltransferase/squalene oxidase repeat-containing protein, with amino-acid sequence MASPRSFRLEMLQVARLAPKLLGESASLVEKFLLSQVTPQGGFADRQGKPDLYYTVFGLESLLALRVEAPQEKVSAYLRTFGHGEGLDFVHACSLARCHANLGGQFISQSDKHGLADLIETYRTPDGGYHGTRGRPAGSAYGGLLAWGAYNDLNLPMPQEERLGEALAALALADGSFANEPGMREGTTTTTAAAVTLARHLSFPLPTGTGAWLLKQVHPSGGFLATPRAPLPDLLSTATALHALEGLQIPFGHIREICLDFIDSLWTAEGGFYGHWADDHLDAEYTSYGLLALGHLSS